The following are encoded together in the Bradyrhizobium sp. CCGUVB1N3 genome:
- a CDS encoding FAD-binding and (Fe-S)-binding domain-containing protein, translated as MNQTAYAGPYRHDVAFERQLSRALEGEVRFDAFTRGRYATDASIYQIMPQGVAFPKTEADIAAALTIAAEHGIPVIARGGGTSQNGQPIGNGLVLDLSRYFNAIREYDPTARSISVAPGIVLEALNTFVKKDGLFFPVEPSTASRCTIGGMTGNNSSGARSLRYGKTVDNVIALKAMFNDGESFTLSDRPIGDNSSSRTRDLMNRMLALAERHRSEIETIFPKVQRRVGGYNLDELLAVRPNLSHLLVGSEGTLAITTEATLLLSPLPRHRVMGVCHFPSFRAAMETTQHLVALNPVAVELVDNNVLVLGADIPLFIRTLNDITRGKPNCLLLVEFAGDNLSELKKDLKRLDQCMADHGFADAVVEVIEPERQKRVWEVREACLNIMMSMKGDGKPVSFIEDCAVPLEHLADYTDAVTALFEKHGTRGTWYAHASVGCLHVRPILNMKTEEGVKAMRAIAEEACDLVRRFKGSFSGEHGDGISRSDFIEPMFGGSLTRAFEEVKDAFDPGNRFNPGKIVRPYHMDDRSLMRFPPEYRASAPAKTALDWSEWGGFGGAVEMCNNNGTCRKMAGGTMCPSWRVTRQEQHLTRGRANTLRLAISGQLGPEALTSPEMKETLDLCVSCKGCKRDCPTGVDMARMKIEFLHHYHGRHGLPLKEWLIAYLPRYAPLAAKLAPFMNLRDRIPGLAWLTERWLGFSARRTLPVWRSPWRDRRRAAAPSDVVGDGRDVVLFGDTFNRYFERENLEAAEKVLQAGGYRMHHVTARDGGRPLCCGRTFLSAGLVEEARIEARRTAEALAPFVSRGARIVGLEPSCLMTFRDEFAALLPKEDVAPLAKAARLIEELLADDLATGATTLSFRDQGGRTVHLHGHCHQKAFDAMGAVEKTLRAVPGLDVKPIESSCCGMSGAFGYAAATIDISMAMGELSLFPAVRQADPEDLVVADGTSCRHQIWDGAAREAVHVARVLAMALDD; from the coding sequence ATGAACCAGACCGCATATGCAGGCCCCTACCGGCACGATGTCGCCTTCGAGAGACAGCTCTCTCGCGCATTGGAGGGTGAGGTCCGCTTCGATGCATTCACCCGCGGACGGTATGCGACGGACGCCTCGATCTATCAGATCATGCCCCAAGGCGTCGCCTTCCCAAAAACCGAGGCAGACATCGCGGCGGCACTGACAATTGCAGCCGAACACGGAATCCCCGTGATCGCGCGTGGCGGCGGCACTTCTCAGAATGGCCAACCGATCGGCAATGGCCTCGTGCTCGACCTGAGCCGCTACTTCAACGCGATCCGCGAGTACGATCCCACGGCCCGTTCGATCTCAGTCGCCCCCGGGATCGTTCTCGAGGCACTCAACACATTCGTCAAGAAAGACGGCCTGTTCTTCCCCGTCGAGCCGTCGACGGCGAGCCGCTGCACGATCGGCGGGATGACGGGCAACAATTCTTCCGGAGCGCGCTCGCTCAGATATGGCAAGACCGTCGACAATGTCATCGCACTCAAGGCCATGTTCAATGACGGCGAATCCTTCACGCTAAGTGATCGACCGATCGGCGATAACTCATCTTCGCGCACCCGCGATTTGATGAACAGGATGCTCGCGCTGGCCGAGCGCCATCGATCCGAGATCGAGACCATCTTTCCGAAGGTCCAGCGTCGCGTCGGCGGCTATAACCTCGATGAATTGCTGGCGGTCCGGCCCAACCTCTCCCACCTGCTGGTCGGCTCGGAAGGCACTCTTGCAATCACGACGGAAGCGACACTGCTCCTCTCGCCGCTGCCCCGGCATCGCGTCATGGGCGTCTGCCACTTCCCGAGCTTTCGGGCTGCCATGGAGACGACCCAGCATCTCGTCGCACTAAATCCCGTGGCGGTCGAGCTCGTCGACAACAACGTTCTGGTTCTCGGCGCCGACATCCCGCTGTTCATCCGCACTCTCAACGATATCACGAGAGGAAAACCGAACTGCCTCCTCCTGGTCGAGTTCGCTGGAGATAATCTCTCGGAACTGAAAAAAGATCTGAAACGACTGGATCAATGCATGGCCGACCACGGCTTTGCGGATGCGGTGGTCGAGGTCATCGAACCAGAGCGACAGAAGCGGGTTTGGGAAGTTCGAGAAGCCTGTCTGAACATCATGATGTCGATGAAAGGGGATGGGAAACCCGTCTCGTTCATCGAAGATTGTGCCGTTCCTCTGGAGCACCTGGCCGATTACACGGATGCGGTGACGGCCCTATTCGAGAAGCACGGCACGCGCGGAACCTGGTATGCCCACGCGTCCGTCGGCTGCCTCCATGTTCGTCCCATCCTGAACATGAAGACCGAAGAGGGCGTCAAGGCGATGCGAGCCATCGCCGAAGAAGCTTGCGACCTTGTGAGACGATTCAAAGGGTCGTTCTCAGGCGAACACGGAGATGGCATCTCCCGCTCAGATTTCATCGAGCCGATGTTTGGCGGATCGCTCACACGCGCCTTCGAGGAGGTCAAGGACGCGTTCGACCCCGGGAACCGGTTCAATCCAGGCAAGATCGTCCGGCCTTATCACATGGACGATCGCAGCTTGATGCGCTTTCCGCCGGAATACCGCGCCTCTGCTCCCGCGAAGACAGCTCTCGACTGGTCAGAATGGGGCGGCTTCGGCGGCGCCGTCGAGATGTGCAACAACAACGGTACATGCCGGAAGATGGCGGGAGGCACGATGTGTCCGTCCTGGCGCGTCACGCGGCAAGAGCAACACCTCACCCGAGGCCGGGCAAATACGTTGCGGCTCGCGATCTCCGGACAACTTGGCCCGGAAGCCCTAACCTCTCCAGAGATGAAGGAAACACTGGACCTTTGCGTCTCCTGCAAGGGTTGCAAGCGTGACTGCCCCACGGGCGTCGACATGGCGCGGATGAAAATCGAATTTCTGCACCACTACCATGGTCGGCATGGTCTGCCGCTCAAGGAGTGGCTGATCGCATATTTGCCGCGCTATGCACCACTTGCTGCAAAGCTCGCCCCTTTCATGAATTTGCGCGACCGCATACCTGGCTTGGCGTGGCTAACCGAACGCTGGCTGGGGTTTTCCGCCCGACGCACATTGCCTGTGTGGCGTTCCCCTTGGCGCGACAGGCGCCGTGCAGCTGCCCCATCGGACGTCGTGGGAGACGGGCGCGACGTCGTGCTCTTCGGCGACACCTTCAATCGGTACTTCGAACGCGAGAACTTGGAAGCTGCTGAAAAAGTGCTGCAGGCCGGCGGATACCGGATGCATCATGTCACCGCAAGGGACGGCGGTCGGCCATTGTGCTGCGGACGAACGTTCCTTTCGGCAGGCCTTGTTGAGGAGGCCCGCATCGAAGCGAGACGAACTGCGGAAGCGCTGGCGCCATTCGTGTCGAGGGGAGCGAGGATCGTGGGGCTTGAACCCTCATGCCTGATGACGTTCCGTGACGAGTTTGCCGCCCTCCTGCCGAAGGAAGACGTTGCGCCGCTGGCCAAGGCGGCAAGGCTGATCGAAGAATTGCTGGCCGACGATCTCGCCACAGGTGCTACAACCTTGTCTTTCCGGGACCAAGGCGGACGGACCGTGCATCTGCATGGTCATTGCCATCAAAAAGCGTTCGACGCGATGGGAGCGGTGGAGAAAACGTTGCGGGCTGTCCCGGGACTCGACGTCAAGCCTATCGAGTCCAGTTGTTGCGGCATGTCCGGGGCATTCGGCTACGCGGCAGCCACGATCGATATCTCGATGGCCATGGGCGAATTGTCTCTTTTCCCCGCCGTTCGTCAGGCAGACCCTGAGGATCTCGTCGTCGCAGACGGCACAAGTTGTCGCCATCAGATCTGGGACGGGGCCGCCCGAGAAGCCGTTCACGTCGCGCGCGTGCTGGCAATGGCGCTCGACGATTGA
- a CDS encoding GntR family transcriptional regulator produces MTDTALEPSEDQTTPAAHGDDKGPASLHDELLGKLRDFIVEGNLADGARVPERTLCEQFNISRTPLREALKVLAAEGLIELLPNRGARIRALSSDDIRDLFDLMGGLEALAGRLACERITDEEIAEIEQIHHDMYRDYLRRDMHEYFQSNQAIHQKILAAARNPSLTATYANLSGRIRRVRYTANLARDRDRWGEAMREHEAILDALRRRSGGELANILFAHLRNKRKAAQGQT; encoded by the coding sequence ATGACCGACACAGCGCTTGAACCATCCGAAGATCAGACAACCCCAGCAGCTCACGGGGACGACAAAGGCCCCGCCTCGTTGCACGACGAACTGCTTGGCAAGCTTCGGGATTTCATCGTCGAAGGCAATCTCGCCGACGGAGCACGCGTTCCCGAACGAACCCTATGCGAGCAGTTCAACATTTCGCGGACTCCCCTCCGCGAAGCCCTGAAGGTGCTGGCCGCCGAAGGGCTGATCGAACTGCTCCCCAATCGCGGCGCGCGCATCCGCGCCTTGAGCTCCGACGACATCCGGGACCTCTTCGACCTCATGGGAGGTCTCGAGGCGCTGGCAGGTCGACTGGCCTGCGAGCGCATAACGGACGAGGAAATCGCCGAAATTGAGCAGATTCACCACGATATGTACCGAGATTATCTTCGGCGGGACATGCACGAATACTTCCAGAGCAATCAGGCCATCCACCAAAAGATCCTGGCGGCCGCTCGAAATCCCAGCCTAACGGCGACTTACGCCAACCTGTCTGGCCGGATCCGCCGGGTTCGCTATACGGCCAATCTGGCCAGAGATCGCGATCGCTGGGGGGAGGCCATGCGCGAACACGAGGCCATCCTGGACGCGCTCCGCCGCCGATCCGGAGGCGAATTGGCCAACATTCTGTTCGCTCACCTCAGAAACAAGCGAAAGGCCGCGCAGGGACAGACTTAA
- a CDS encoding alanine--glyoxylate aminotransferase family protein — protein sequence MQGRHFLQIPGPSPIPDRILRAIAMPIIDHRSAEFAELGNCVLDGCKDVFKTKQPVIIFPSSGTGAWEAAIVNTLSPRDKVLMVETGHFATLWKQIATRFGLEVDFVPGDWRHGADPAAIEAKLLEDKSHSIKAVMVVHNETSTGATSRIAEIRQSIDAAKHPALFMVDTISSLASVDYRHDEWKVDVTVSGSQKGLMLPPGLGFNAISEKALTASKDNKMPRSFWDWQEMLKHNNAGFFPYTPATNLLFGLKEALEMLKEEGFDNVFARHKRLATACRAAVEAWGLEVLCQNPAEQSPVLTGVLMPPGHDADRFRKITLEKYNVSLGSGLGKVAGKVFRIGHLGECNELSLLGALSGVEMGLTAAGVPHRGEGVDAAMAVFEDKQRINRAQQ from the coding sequence ATGCAAGGTCGCCACTTTTTGCAGATTCCCGGACCTAGCCCGATACCCGACCGCATCCTGCGCGCGATCGCGATGCCCATTATCGATCATCGGAGTGCCGAATTCGCCGAGTTGGGGAATTGCGTGCTCGATGGCTGCAAGGACGTGTTCAAGACGAAGCAGCCCGTCATTATTTTCCCCTCGTCCGGCACCGGTGCCTGGGAAGCTGCCATCGTCAATACCTTGTCGCCGCGCGACAAGGTTCTCATGGTCGAGACGGGGCATTTCGCAACGCTTTGGAAACAGATCGCTACGCGTTTCGGTCTTGAGGTCGACTTCGTCCCCGGCGACTGGCGCCATGGCGCCGATCCAGCAGCAATCGAGGCAAAATTGCTGGAGGACAAATCCCACAGCATCAAAGCGGTGATGGTTGTCCATAACGAGACCTCCACGGGAGCGACCAGCCGGATCGCCGAGATCCGACAGTCTATCGATGCAGCGAAGCATCCGGCATTGTTCATGGTCGACACCATCTCCTCGCTCGCCTCAGTCGACTACCGCCACGATGAATGGAAGGTTGACGTGACGGTCTCCGGATCTCAGAAGGGATTGATGCTTCCTCCTGGATTGGGCTTCAACGCGATTTCTGAAAAGGCGTTGACTGCGTCGAAGGACAACAAGATGCCCCGGTCCTTTTGGGACTGGCAGGAGATGCTGAAGCACAACAATGCAGGGTTCTTTCCGTACACTCCTGCCACCAACTTGCTTTTCGGGCTGAAAGAAGCGCTCGAGATGCTGAAAGAGGAGGGGTTCGACAACGTCTTCGCCCGACACAAGCGTCTCGCGACGGCGTGTCGCGCCGCGGTCGAAGCGTGGGGCCTTGAAGTGCTCTGTCAAAATCCGGCCGAGCAGTCGCCCGTTCTGACCGGGGTCTTGATGCCACCGGGCCATGACGCCGATCGCTTTCGCAAGATCACGCTCGAGAAGTACAACGTCTCGCTCGGCTCCGGACTGGGCAAGGTCGCCGGCAAGGTCTTCCGCATCGGTCATCTCGGCGAATGTAACGAGCTCAGCTTGCTCGGAGCGTTATCCGGAGTGGAGATGGGTCTGACGGCTGCTGGGGTGCCTCACCGCGGAGAAGGTGTTGATGCCGCGATGGCCGTTTTCGAGGACAAGCAGCGGATCAATCGAGCGCAGCAATAG
- the ggt gene encoding gamma-glutamyltransferase, with amino-acid sequence MRNFETPGRSEAFGVNGMAATPHPLATLAAIDVLREGGNAIDAAVAAGAVLAVVEPTQTGVGGDCFVLLKREGQPIIALNGSGAAPSAASVERLTEAGVTTLDPESAHAVTVPGAVRTWARLAEDHGTRDLARLLSPAIAAAENGYPVAERLARDWGRQVPKLSRLAATTSVFLPRGETPAPGDLHTQPMLARTLRDVAAKGADVFYEGWIAESIVKALRSLGGFHTVEDFAAFRPRYERPISASYRGFELWECPPNGTGVAALAMASLLDRYNVADFAPVSVERYHLLAEIARIGYAERDAFVADPDTGHVPVERMTSSARADILSRRISLSGRLTDITPITMPEHKDTVFLSVVDKDRTAVSFINSVFDDFGSGIVAPECGVLLHNRGFGFVLEPGHPNVLAGGKRPMHTILPAMLTRGGECVLSFGVTGGHFQPIGQIQVLSNLLDHKMSVQEAIDQPRIFARGDVLDVEATVPAKIVEGLRALGHLPTRVSNPLGTAQAIWIDRKRGLLRGGADFRRDGIALGY; translated from the coding sequence ATGAGAAATTTCGAAACGCCGGGACGTTCCGAAGCATTCGGCGTCAACGGAATGGCCGCGACCCCGCACCCGCTAGCCACGCTGGCCGCAATCGACGTGCTCCGCGAAGGCGGCAACGCCATAGATGCAGCTGTGGCGGCTGGAGCTGTGCTTGCTGTCGTTGAGCCAACCCAGACCGGCGTGGGTGGAGACTGCTTCGTTCTGCTGAAGCGGGAAGGGCAGCCGATCATCGCGCTCAACGGATCCGGAGCGGCGCCGTCGGCCGCGAGTGTCGAACGGCTAACAGAAGCCGGCGTAACGACGCTCGACCCTGAGAGTGCGCACGCGGTTACTGTTCCAGGTGCCGTGCGAACGTGGGCCCGGCTGGCCGAGGATCATGGAACGCGTGATCTCGCGCGTCTCCTTTCACCCGCCATTGCCGCTGCGGAAAATGGCTATCCTGTCGCTGAGCGGCTGGCGAGGGACTGGGGGAGGCAGGTGCCGAAGCTCTCTCGTCTGGCCGCTACGACTTCGGTCTTTCTCCCCCGCGGCGAAACGCCGGCCCCCGGCGATTTGCACACGCAGCCTATGCTGGCCCGCACCCTTCGGGATGTCGCCGCAAAGGGGGCCGACGTGTTTTACGAGGGATGGATTGCAGAGAGCATCGTAAAGGCGCTGCGCTCGCTTGGTGGCTTTCATACCGTCGAGGATTTTGCTGCCTTCCGGCCGCGCTACGAGAGGCCGATATCCGCGTCCTACCGTGGTTTCGAACTGTGGGAATGTCCGCCGAATGGCACAGGCGTTGCTGCTTTGGCCATGGCAAGTCTGCTCGACCGTTACAATGTCGCCGACTTCGCTCCGGTATCGGTGGAGCGCTACCATCTCTTGGCCGAGATCGCGCGCATTGGCTATGCGGAGCGCGACGCCTTCGTCGCCGATCCCGATACCGGGCATGTGCCAGTCGAGCGCATGACCTCATCAGCCCGCGCCGACATCCTCTCTCGCCGGATATCATTGAGCGGGCGGCTGACCGACATCACGCCGATCACAATGCCGGAACACAAAGATACGGTGTTCCTGTCAGTCGTGGACAAAGATCGTACCGCGGTTTCATTCATCAACTCCGTCTTCGATGATTTCGGCAGCGGCATCGTGGCACCCGAATGCGGGGTCTTGCTGCACAACCGCGGCTTCGGCTTTGTGCTCGAGCCCGGCCATCCCAACGTACTCGCGGGTGGCAAGCGACCAATGCACACCATCCTGCCTGCCATGCTGACGCGAGGCGGCGAATGCGTCTTATCGTTCGGCGTGACAGGAGGGCATTTCCAGCCCATAGGACAGATCCAGGTCCTGTCGAACCTTCTTGATCACAAAATGTCGGTGCAGGAAGCGATCGACCAACCGCGTATCTTCGCACGCGGCGACGTGCTGGACGTCGAAGCGACCGTTCCGGCCAAGATTGTCGAGGGGCTTCGTGCGTTGGGGCATCTTCCTACGCGAGTGTCAAATCCACTCGGAACAGCCCAGGCGATATGGATCGACCGCAAACGTGGACTTCTCAGAGGTGGGGCTGATTTCCGTCGGGATGGCATCGCCCTTGGCTATTGA
- a CDS encoding ABC transporter ATP-binding protein, whose protein sequence is MTSPIQEAAAGQIATSAPPVLSVCDLTTSFKVDDGWKTVIRNISFDIAPRETMAIVGESGSGKSVTSLSIMRLLAPRSSRVDGKVLLSGRNLLSLPEEDMRQIRGNEISMIFQEPMTSLNPIIPIGKQIAEALTVHKDISKADARTEVLRLLEKVQIPNAKGRYDEYPHQFSGGMRQRVMIAMALASKPKLLIADEPTTALDVTIQGQILDLIKTLQEEEGTSVLFITHDMGVVAELADRTIVMFRGDAVETGATADIFHRGKHPYTRALLSAVPRLGSMGDRKLPLRFPILDTKTGEQQVLPDVADTVARSKAPILDVKDLTMRFNIRSGLFGRKAGAVHAVENVSFNLLEGETLSLVGESGCGKSTAGRSITRLVKPTGGSVVVDGQDVMKLDHSALRKMRRSIQMVFQDPYASLNPRLSIGSALVEPFIQHRLGSGVQARDKAAVLMEKVGLSPDMMRRFPHEFSGGQRQRIAIARALMLDPKVIVADEAVSALDVSIKAQVCNLLLDLQQSLNLAFLFISHDMAVVERVSHRVAVMYLGEIVEIGPRAAVFENPQHPYTRKLMAAVPVPDPARRRIRRGIAGDELRSPVRPIGYEPPARKYREVSEGHLVRVNEAD, encoded by the coding sequence ATGACGTCGCCCATTCAAGAGGCCGCCGCCGGGCAAATTGCAACATCCGCGCCCCCCGTCCTTTCCGTTTGCGATCTCACGACCTCGTTCAAGGTCGATGATGGCTGGAAAACCGTCATCCGCAATATTTCATTCGACATCGCGCCACGCGAGACGATGGCGATCGTCGGTGAATCAGGTTCGGGCAAATCCGTTACTTCCCTCTCGATCATGCGCTTGCTGGCGCCCCGATCAAGCCGCGTGGACGGCAAGGTTCTGCTGTCCGGAAGAAATCTGCTGTCTCTTCCGGAAGAGGACATGCGCCAGATCCGCGGCAACGAGATTTCGATGATCTTCCAGGAGCCGATGACCTCGCTCAACCCGATCATCCCCATCGGCAAGCAGATCGCCGAAGCACTCACTGTCCATAAGGATATTTCCAAGGCTGACGCCAGAACCGAAGTCCTCAGGCTGCTTGAAAAGGTTCAGATTCCGAACGCCAAGGGTCGATACGACGAATATCCGCATCAATTTTCCGGAGGCATGCGCCAGCGCGTGATGATCGCGATGGCGCTCGCGTCGAAGCCGAAACTCCTGATCGCCGACGAGCCGACGACAGCGCTGGATGTGACCATCCAAGGCCAGATTCTCGACCTGATCAAGACCCTACAGGAAGAGGAAGGAACGTCGGTCCTCTTCATTACTCACGATATGGGTGTCGTGGCGGAATTGGCTGACAGAACCATCGTCATGTTTCGTGGAGATGCGGTCGAAACCGGCGCGACGGCCGACATCTTCCACCGCGGGAAGCATCCATACACGCGCGCGCTGCTTTCGGCCGTACCGCGCCTCGGTTCGATGGGCGATCGGAAGCTGCCGCTGCGTTTCCCGATCCTGGACACGAAGACTGGCGAACAACAGGTGCTTCCCGACGTCGCCGATACAGTCGCTAGAAGCAAGGCGCCGATCCTCGACGTCAAAGACCTGACGATGCGCTTCAATATCCGCTCCGGGCTGTTCGGCCGCAAAGCCGGGGCGGTACATGCAGTTGAAAACGTGTCTTTCAATCTGCTCGAGGGCGAGACGCTGTCGCTGGTAGGGGAGTCGGGATGCGGCAAGTCCACCGCCGGCAGATCCATTACGCGACTGGTGAAGCCAACGGGCGGAAGTGTGGTGGTTGATGGTCAGGACGTGATGAAGCTTGACCATTCCGCACTTCGCAAAATGCGACGCTCGATCCAGATGGTGTTCCAGGATCCGTATGCCTCGCTCAACCCGCGCCTGAGCATCGGATCGGCGCTGGTCGAGCCGTTTATTCAACATCGGCTTGGCTCAGGCGTACAAGCTCGCGACAAGGCTGCAGTCTTGATGGAAAAGGTCGGGTTGTCGCCAGATATGATGCGGCGGTTTCCTCATGAATTCTCCGGCGGGCAACGCCAGCGCATCGCGATCGCCCGTGCGCTCATGCTGGATCCGAAAGTCATCGTTGCCGATGAAGCGGTGTCGGCACTCGACGTGTCCATCAAGGCGCAGGTCTGCAACCTGTTGCTCGATTTGCAGCAGAGCCTCAATTTGGCTTTCCTCTTCATCTCCCACGACATGGCCGTTGTTGAGCGGGTGAGCCACCGTGTGGCGGTCATGTATCTCGGCGAGATCGTTGAGATCGGGCCGCGCGCGGCTGTGTTCGAAAATCCGCAACACCCCTACACAAGAAAGCTCATGGCGGCGGTACCGGTGCCGGATCCCGCGCGGCGCAGGATCCGGCGGGGCATCGCCGGTGACGAATTGAGGAGCCCGGTCAGACCGATCGGATATGAACCACCTGCAAGAAAGTACCGGGAAGTGTCGGAGGGGCATCTGGTCAGGGTGAACGAAGCCGATTGA
- a CDS encoding ABC transporter permease, with translation MTDTIVSQAAPKRQPNPVLTAFRRNRFSWLGIGLLTLIILLAVFAPLVSPFNPLKQNILHRLSPPSAQFWLGTDSYGRDVLSRLLYGARISLSIGFFSVLIAMVIGSAFGILAGYIGGVFDQIVMGIVDVMLSFPTLLLGLMVAAMLGASFENLIIAIAITETAPFARVARAPTIAVKRREFVEAGRSLGFSPSRIMGVHILPNILSDIVVVASLWMASAIRTEASLAFIGLGVRPPTATWGGMIREGFENILSAWWLVVFPSLAILLTVLALNILGDALRDAIDPKTRSAQ, from the coding sequence ATGACCGACACTATTGTTTCTCAGGCCGCACCGAAGCGGCAGCCGAACCCGGTCTTGACGGCATTCCGTCGCAACCGCTTTTCGTGGCTCGGCATCGGCCTTCTGACACTGATCATTCTGCTCGCCGTTTTCGCGCCGCTCGTCTCACCCTTCAATCCGCTGAAGCAGAATATTCTTCATCGACTAAGCCCGCCTTCCGCCCAGTTCTGGCTGGGAACGGACAGCTACGGACGCGATGTCCTCTCGCGGCTGCTCTACGGAGCACGCATATCGCTGTCGATCGGTTTCTTTTCCGTACTGATCGCAATGGTGATCGGGTCTGCATTCGGGATCCTGGCGGGCTATATCGGCGGTGTGTTCGATCAGATCGTGATGGGTATCGTCGACGTGATGCTGTCGTTTCCGACGCTGCTGTTGGGTCTGATGGTCGCAGCAATGCTCGGCGCCAGCTTCGAAAACCTGATTATTGCGATTGCCATCACCGAAACCGCTCCATTTGCCCGTGTGGCGCGAGCTCCGACGATCGCTGTGAAGCGGCGCGAATTCGTTGAGGCAGGCCGCTCGCTTGGCTTTTCGCCGTCCCGGATCATGGGGGTTCATATTCTTCCGAACATCCTGTCCGACATTGTCGTTGTCGCTTCGCTTTGGATGGCGTCCGCCATTCGCACCGAAGCGTCATTGGCGTTCATCGGGCTCGGCGTTCGACCGCCCACCGCGACATGGGGTGGCATGATCCGTGAGGGTTTCGAGAACATCCTGAGTGCCTGGTGGCTGGTTGTCTTTCCCTCGCTGGCCATCCTTCTGACCGTACTCGCCCTGAACATTCTTGGTGACGCGCTGCGCGACGCGATCGACCCGAAAACAAGGAGCGCGCAATGA
- a CDS encoding ABC transporter permease, translated as MIGYAIRRLLLAIPTLIAMLTMVFVLVRLVPGDAAIAMLGDRASGAALQALRVQLGLDQPIGVQYLHFLSDMLTGNFGRSMVSGRTVLEEVTLVLPYTLELAAAAMLIGTLLGLPLGVTAAVRRDQWPDYLSRILSLVGLSFPGFVSAILMLLAFAVWLHWLPVMSRATSDPIDHLRNLLLPALNLGLIMTAYIARVTRSSMLDVMGEDYIRTARAKGVRPRSLIFRHALGNALIPIVTVVGLYFGTLIGNSVLTEIVFTRPGLGKLILGALQSRDYTMLQGLMVVFATFVIIVNTVTDLIYAIVDPRVGLAQ; from the coding sequence ATGATAGGTTATGCGATCCGAAGACTTTTGCTCGCGATCCCCACATTGATCGCCATGCTCACCATGGTTTTTGTACTGGTGCGCCTTGTTCCCGGCGACGCCGCAATTGCCATGCTCGGTGATAGAGCAAGCGGCGCGGCGCTTCAGGCGCTGAGGGTGCAGCTAGGCCTCGACCAACCGATCGGGGTCCAATACCTACATTTTTTGTCGGACATGCTGACCGGAAATTTCGGTCGCTCGATGGTGAGCGGTCGCACGGTGCTCGAAGAGGTAACCCTCGTCCTTCCTTATACACTTGAACTCGCCGCAGCAGCGATGCTGATCGGAACACTACTCGGTCTTCCGTTAGGCGTGACAGCCGCTGTGCGTCGAGACCAGTGGCCCGACTATCTCAGCCGTATTCTATCGCTTGTAGGCCTATCCTTCCCCGGCTTCGTCTCGGCGATCCTGATGCTTTTGGCGTTTGCAGTCTGGCTGCATTGGCTGCCCGTCATGAGCCGCGCCACCAGCGACCCTATCGATCATCTTCGGAATCTATTGCTCCCCGCCCTGAACCTTGGGCTGATCATGACCGCTTATATCGCGCGCGTAACACGCTCCTCGATGCTCGATGTCATGGGCGAAGACTATATTCGCACCGCCCGTGCAAAAGGTGTTCGCCCGCGAAGCCTCATTTTTCGGCATGCTCTTGGCAATGCTCTTATACCCATCGTGACGGTGGTAGGCCTCTATTTCGGGACCCTCATCGGAAATTCTGTGCTCACCGAGATCGTTTTCACACGTCCGGGGCTCGGCAAGCTCATCCTGGGTGCTCTGCAATCCCGTGATTACACGATGCTTCAAGGACTGATGGTGGTCTTCGCAACCTTTGTCATCATCGTGAACACGGTCACCGATCTCATCTACGCCATCGTCGATCCCAGAGTGGGTCTTGCCCAATGA